TCGCTTACCATCGCACCTGCCCAGCGATTCTCGAAGGAGGCGATGGCCGGCCGAATTGCGGCCGGCTCGCCCGCGACGCTGGTCGTGCTTCGGGGAGATCCGTCCACGAACGTGTCGGCGCTCGCCGACGTGCGCTACACCATGCGCGACGGCAAGATCATCTACGGCGGTTAGATCGCTTCGTTTACGGCGCGGGCATCGAGGCGCGTACGCGGTTGCCGTCGATGCTGCCCTCAATCGCCGCGGCGGCAGTGCTGCCGGTGGTCGACCAGGCGGCGTGCAGCGCGCCGATGGCTGCACCCGTGATTTTCAATGCCGCCTGCGCGCTGGCCGTACGCGCGTTGAGATCGGCCGTGCCAGAGACGGCGAGATCGTTGGTCCAGCGAACTTCCGACAGCATCACCCGATCGGCGGCGTTTTGAAAGCTTGCGGAATACGTACCGCCGCGTAAACCGGCGCCCGAGCTCAAATGGAATTGATACGAGCGCGAAAGCACGTCGGCCGCGGCAAGCAGCGCGGCGGCGGCGGCGCGAAGTTGCTTGGGCGTCGCGCGATTGCCCGGCAAGGGCGAAGCGGGTTCGACGTCGTCGAGCGAGCGCGAGAACGCAGGCACCAAATGCAGCGCGGGAACACGCGCGGTGCAGGCGTCGCTCACCTCGCCGCTCTGCGTAAAGCGGCGCACGATTGACGATGCGCAACCGCCGAAGTCGTCGAGCGCGGTCACATGACCGGTGTTGGCAACGATCACGTGCGTCGAGTGCGCAAAGAGCTGTGCGGCCTTTTCACCTTCTGCCGGCGTCGTGATCGTGTCGAGATCGCCGTTGAGCACGAGCACCGGGACGCGCGGGAAATGCGTTCCCGGAGGAACCGGCTCGCCGGCAGGATGGTACTTCGAGGCGACCGGCCAGGTGAGGCAGAGCGGAACGTAGGCGTAGTCGATTGGAATATTGAGAAACTCGTCAATGCTAAACGGCGCATAGAGCGCAGGGTCGTCGTCGCGCTTGCGCTGCAAGGTGGCATCCCAATCGCGCTTGCGTGCGGGCGGCGGAAGTCGCATGTCGTAAGCCTGCGGATTATCCGAGCAGCTTGCCGCGGCAAAGAGACCCTGACTGTAAAAACGGGCCTTGGCGCCGGCACCTTCTTCTTCGGCATATGCTTCGCTGACGAGACGCTCGAGCGGCGCGCGATCGTTCGCCAAAAATGCGCGCGCTGCCGCGTCGAGGTCGCGATAGGCGATCGGGTCCAATCCGGCCGTATCCATCACGAAGGCGACGTCCGCCGGCGAGACACGATCGCGATCGACGCGCAGCTCTTCGAGGAGCGATTTAATGCGCTCCACGGAGCTCCCGCGCAGATCGGAGCAGACCGGCGAACGCGAGCACGCGCGAGTAAATGCCGCGCGTAAGGTCGGTGCTGTGCTCGGATACCAGGGACTGCCGCCGATAACTTGATAAGCGCCGTCGAGCACGATCGAGCGGACGCGGTCGGGATGGCGACCCGCGAATGCTTGAACGAAAAACGAGCCGTACGAATCGCCGTAGATATCCACCTTCGTGATGTGCATCGCGGCGAGAACGGCGGCCATGTCGTCGGCAGCAATCGCCGTTCCGTAGAGGTCGGACGTGCGGCCTAGCTCGCGCCCGCATTGCGTAACCTGCGATAACCTCATTACCGGCGCACCTTGCAGCGGCCGGCAAACAATTGCGTCGGACGATCCCGTGCCGCGATTGTCTACTAAGAGCAAGTCGCGCGTTTGCAACAGCGGCGCGTAGAGCCCTCGATAGAGCGAGTGGCTGCCGATCGACGGATATCCCGGGCCGCCTTCCACTGCGACGATCGTGCCGGCCGCTCGCACCGAACGATTCGCATGCGGGAGCCACGCAATCGCAAGATCGATCGAGCCCGGAACTTGGCCGGCCGGATCGAGAGCGACGCGCAACGTTCCGCAATAATAGTCGCCGCCGAGACAAGGCGTCATCTTTATCGATCCGACGTGCACACTGGGATCGGCGATGCGGCCCGCACCGAGCGCAAGCGGCGGCTGCAAGTGCGATGCAGCGCAGCCGCCCGCGACGGCGATCGCAAGCGCAGTTAGGAAACGCGAGGCATGCACTCTTACGGAGTTCACAGCCGGCGCCACTCATCGCGTACGTTCGCACGGTCAAGCCCTGCCGGCGCTACGATTCGCACGCGGCTCGAGGCCCTCCACCAAAATGTTGCATCCTTTCCAACCTGCCCGCCTCGCTTTTTCTGAAAGCGGTTTGCGCGGCTCGACCCGATCTTCGCCGATGAGGCGTCCCGGAAACGCGTCGACAAAAACCACCGTTGCAAACCGCGTATCGAACTCGACGAGCACGTATTCTGGCATTGCCCCGCGCGAATTGCCTCGATCGTGGGCTGGTATGCCGCGCCCGGGATGCGTTTTCCGAGACGGCCATTCTTCCCCTTGAGTTGGTAGCGGCTCTGGCATCCAACGCATTGAAAATCGGCGACCGGCGTATTGTCGGGCAGTTGGCCGAGCTCGTCGCGTTTGCAGTTCAAGCAAAAGAGGTTGAACGACGCCCATGTTTCGAGGGCCACCCGCGTGGCTTGCGCCGCGCTGACGAATCGAGTCATCAATGCCATGTCGATCAACGGGCTGAAGACGGGTGCGACGTCGAGCCGCTGGTAGCGGCCGGGGCTCACGAAGCGAAGCATACCTTGATCGCGAAGCACCTGAAGCGACTGGCGGATCTTAGCGTCGACGAAGCGATTGTTGGGGAACTCTCGCTCAAAGCGATGGCGCTGTTTGAGGACGTCTGAGAGTCTGAAGTCCCTAGGTAGCTCCGACACGATCCCGTGCATTAGGTCTTTCCACGTTACCGATTTGCCCATGGATTATCGGATTTGCTTCGGATCTTCGGAAGTCTTGTTCTTGACGCTCCCCAGGCGCGTCGCTCGCCGTCGGCATGCTTCGACAGGCTCAGCATGACAATGCTGATCTGCTTCGACAGGCTCAGCATGAAAATGCTGATCATGCTTCGACAAGCTCAGCATGACAAGGCTTCGACAAGCTCAGCATGACAGAGGGGGAGGCGTCACAAAGCTGGCGTTGAGTTGTTAAGAGCAGAGTAAGCTTTCTAGAAAGTCAGGAGATCGTGGTATGAGATCTTGGCGCGTCGTCTTACAATTCGCAATCACACTTGGCCTCGGCATGGCGACCGTATTGCCAATCGCCGGATCGGCCGGGAGCCTGCCCGATACACAGGTGTCTCCGCTTAGTCAGTACCTCATGGCGGATCGCTCTGCCGAGATCGCCCTGGCGCGCAGCGCCGCACCCGCGTCGGTTTCACTCCACGCAACCGCGCTCATACTCACCCCTCACGGCTACATAACTGCCGTCCAGGGTACCAACGGCTTCACATGCCTCGTCGAACGTTCGTGGACGAGCCCCTTCGATGCGACGGATTTCTGGAGCTGGAAACTGCGCGGACCGGTATGCTACAACGCGCCCGCTTCACGTACGGTACTCCGGTACACGATATTTCGGGCGACGTTGGCCGCGGCAGGTGTGAGCAAGGCACAGATGCTCGATCGTCTCCAGGCTGCCATCGAGAATCATTACTTGCCGCGTGCGGAGCCGGGCTCAATGGCGTATATGCTGTCGAGAAAGCAATATCTGGGCGACGCCGGAAAGGCATGGTACCCGCACTTGATGCTCTACGCACCAAAGTCAAGCGGCGCGAACTCCGGTGAGAGTTGGGGCGCGAACCGCCCGGGTTCTCCGGTGGTCTTCGACTCCTCACATCACATCGTGCCGGAGCCGTGGACGATCTTTTACGTTCCGGTCGGCCGCTGGTCCGACGGCTCCGCCGCTCCTTCGATGTGAGAGCTTCGAGCTAGCCCCCGCGTTCTTCCGAAATTTCAATCACGATTCCATTGCGAATCGTGAACTCTATCGGAAGCGGCTCGCCCGTGCGGTTCACATATACGTACAATTGCTCGTTGCATCCATTGACGATCTTCGGCTCACCAAGCGCATTGACAACCGCCGCGGCGCGCGATCCCAGTTTGATTCCCGACGTGGTCTGCAGCCAGCTCAGATCGGCCGGGGGGACCCCGCGCGGCGGCGGGCCGGCCGCTACTCGAAGCGCAATCGTTCCACCCCCGTCGCTTCGCGGATAGTGCAGGGCGTAGTGGCCCTTTGGATCGTAGAAGTACCATGACGTTAGTGGAGTCATTGGGCGATCGAAAACGAGGTTGGAATC
This Candidatus Eremiobacterota bacterium DNA region includes the following protein-coding sequences:
- a CDS encoding alpha/beta fold hydrolase; its protein translation is MNSVRVHASRFLTALAIAVAGGCAASHLQPPLALGAGRIADPSVHVGSIKMTPCLGGDYYCGTLRVALDPAGQVPGSIDLAIAWLPHANRSVRAAGTIVAVEGGPGYPSIGSHSLYRGLYAPLLQTRDLLLVDNRGTGSSDAIVCRPLQGAPVMRLSQVTQCGRELGRTSDLYGTAIAADDMAAVLAAMHITKVDIYGDSYGSFFVQAFAGRHPDRVRSIVLDGAYQVIGGSPWYPSTAPTLRAAFTRACSRSPVCSDLRGSSVERIKSLLEELRVDRDRVSPADVAFVMDTAGLDPIAYRDLDAAARAFLANDRAPLERLVSEAYAEEEGAGAKARFYSQGLFAAASCSDNPQAYDMRLPPPARKRDWDATLQRKRDDDPALYAPFSIDEFLNIPIDYAYVPLCLTWPVASKYHPAGEPVPPGTHFPRVPVLVLNGDLDTITTPAEGEKAAQLFAHSTHVIVANTGHVTALDDFGGCASSIVRRFTQSGEVSDACTARVPALHLVPAFSRSLDDVEPASPLPGNRATPKQLRAAAAALLAAADVLSRSYQFHLSSGAGLRGGTYSASFQNAADRVMLSEVRWTNDLAVSGTADLNARTASAQAALKITGAAIGALHAAWSTTGSTAAAAIEGSIDGNRVRASMPAP